A single window of Candidatus Hydrogenedentota bacterium DNA harbors:
- a CDS encoding YkgJ family cysteine cluster protein — protein sequence MGRNTVHFKCHHCDHCCRDVVCLPTPWDVLRIALTTGQDPHDFLEFLTPDEITGVAKNDPAWLLAGGQKHMMALRRTAKRGCHFLDRKTGFCGIYDARPILCRLYPFKLQETRDGDFRGFTLHKDVGCPRHRDGVYDTGPLYDLYLNDRMHHEDYDTMVEAFNRKDRPGREPQEFLDLFIEVVVEG from the coding sequence ATGGGCCGGAACACCGTTCATTTCAAATGCCATCACTGCGACCACTGCTGCCGCGACGTCGTGTGCCTGCCCACGCCGTGGGACGTGCTCCGCATCGCCCTGACCACGGGGCAGGACCCCCACGACTTCCTGGAGTTCCTCACACCCGACGAGATCACGGGCGTCGCCAAGAACGACCCCGCCTGGCTGCTGGCCGGCGGACAGAAGCACATGATGGCCCTGCGCCGCACGGCCAAACGGGGGTGCCACTTCCTGGACCGGAAGACGGGCTTCTGCGGCATCTACGACGCGCGCCCCATCCTCTGCCGGCTCTATCCCTTCAAGCTCCAGGAAACCCGCGACGGGGACTTCCGCGGCTTCACGCTCCACAAGGACGTGGGCTGCCCCCGCCACCGCGACGGCGTCTACGACACCGGCCCCCTTTACGACCTCTACCTCAACGACCGCATGCACCATGAGGACTACGACACGATGGTCGAGGCCTTCAACCGGAAGGACCGCCCCGGCCGGGAGCCGCAGGAGTTCCTGGACCTGTTCATCGAGGTCGTCGTGGAGGGGTAG